The following coding sequences lie in one Arabidopsis thaliana chromosome 3, partial sequence genomic window:
- the CYCD3;3 gene encoding CYCLIN D3;3 (CYCLIN D3;3 (CYCD3;3); FUNCTIONS IN: cyclin-dependent protein kinase activity; INVOLVED IN: regulation of cell cycle, regulation of cell proliferation; LOCATED IN: nucleus; EXPRESSED IN: 22 plant structures; EXPRESSED DURING: 13 growth stages; CONTAINS InterPro DOMAIN/s: Cyclin, C-terminal (InterPro:IPR004367), Cyclin D (InterPro:IPR015451), Cyclin-like (InterPro:IPR011028), Cyclin-related (InterPro:IPR013763), Cyclin, N-terminal (InterPro:IPR006671), Cyclin (InterPro:IPR006670); BEST Arabidopsis thaliana protein match is: CYCLIN D3;2 (TAIR:AT5G67260.1); Has 3177 Blast hits to 3175 proteins in 306 species: Archae - 0; Bacteria - 0; Metazoa - 1493; Fungi - 379; Plants - 953; Viruses - 3; Other Eukaryotes - 349 (source: NCBI BLink).): MALEEEEESQNAPFCVLDGLFCEEESEFHEQVDLCDESVEKFPFLNLGLSDHDMLWDDDELSTLISKQEPCLYDEILDDEFLVLCREKALDWIFKVKSHYGFNSLTALLAVNYFDRFITSRKFQTDKPWMSQLTALACLSLAAKVEEIRVPFLLDFQVEEARYVFEAKTIQRMELLVLSTLDWRMHPVTPISFFDHIIRRYSFKSHHQLEFLSRCESLLLSIIPDSRFLSFSPSVLATAIMVSVIRDLKMCDEAVYQSQLMTLLKVDSEKVNKCYELVLDHSPSKKRMMNWMQQPASPIGVFDASFSSDSSNESWVVSASASVSSSPSSEPLLKRRRVQEQQMRLSSINRMFFDVLSSSPR; this comes from the exons ATGGCTttagaagaggaggaagagagtcAAAACGCACcgttttgtgttcttgatgGTCTTTTCTGTGAGGAAGAGAGTGAGTTTCACGAACAAGTAGATTTGTGCGACGAGAGTGTTgaaaagtttccttttttaaatCTGGGTTTGTCTGATCATGATATGTTgtgggatgatgatgagttatCAACTTTGATTTCGAAACAAGAACCGTGTCTTTATGACGAAATCTTAGATGATGAGTTTCTGGTTTTGTGTCGTGAAAAGGCTCTTGATTGGATTTTTAAAGTGAAATCTCATTATGGGTTTAATTCATTGACGGCTCTTTTAGCTGTTAATTACTTCGATAGGTTTATTACAAGCAGGAAGTTTCAGACAGATAAGCCATGGATGTCTCAGCTTACTGCTTTGGCTTGTCTGTCTTTAGCTGCTAAGGTTGAAGAGATCCGTGTTCCTTTTCTCTTAGATTTTCAA GTGGAAGAAGCAAGATATGTCTTTGAAGCTAAGACTATACAGAGAATGGAGCTTCTTGTTCTGTCTACTCTTGACTGGAGGATGCATCCTGTGACTCCAATCTCGTTTTTCGATCACATTATTCGACGATACAGCTTTAAATCTCATCATCAATTGGAGTTCTTGAGTAGATGTGAATCTTTATTACTCTCCATTATTCCTG ATTCGAGATTTCTGAGTTTTAGTCCTTCTGTGTTAGCCACTGCAATAATGGTCTCTGTTATTAGAGATTTGAAGATGTGTGACGAAGCTGTATACCAATCTCAGCTCATGACTCTACTCAAAGTTGATTCG GAGAAGGTAAATAAATGCTATGAGTTAGTGTTAGACCACAGTCCAAGCAAGAAAAGGATGATGAATTGGATGCAACAACCCGCTAGTCCGATCGGTGTGTTTGATGCGTCATTCAGTTCTGATAGCTCGAATGAGTCGTGGGTTGTGTCTGCTTCTGCTTCAGTGTCGTCTTCACCATCTTCAGAGCCTTTGCTCAAGAGGAGAAGAGTGCAAGAGCAGCAGATGAGGCTATCTTCAATAAACCGAATGTTTTTCGATGTGCTTAGTAGTAGTCCTCGCTAA